From the genome of Motilibacter aurantiacus, one region includes:
- a CDS encoding adenine phosphoribosyltransferase, whose protein sequence is MSSDLGGPVGTGTTAGSPPLRERIEPFVRDVPDYPKPGVLFKDITPLLADAGAFAATVDALADLAHGVDAVVGIEARGFMLAAPVAYRAGAGFVPVRKAGKLPAPTLSAAYSLEYGEAVLEVREGALAPGARVLVVDDVLATGGTLAATLGLLERSGAEVAGIAVLLEIAALGGRAALGGRPVEALIST, encoded by the coding sequence ATGAGCTCGGACCTCGGCGGCCCCGTCGGCACCGGAACGACGGCGGGGTCGCCGCCCCTGCGCGAGCGGATCGAGCCGTTCGTCCGGGACGTGCCCGACTACCCGAAGCCGGGCGTGCTCTTCAAGGACATCACCCCGCTGCTGGCCGACGCCGGCGCCTTCGCCGCGACCGTCGACGCGCTGGCCGACCTCGCTCACGGGGTCGACGCGGTGGTCGGCATCGAGGCCCGCGGCTTCATGCTCGCGGCGCCGGTGGCGTACCGCGCGGGCGCCGGCTTCGTGCCCGTCCGCAAGGCGGGCAAGCTGCCGGCACCCACCCTGTCCGCGGCGTACTCCCTCGAGTACGGCGAGGCGGTGCTCGAGGTCCGCGAGGGAGCGCTCGCCCCGGGCGCCCGCGTGCTCGTCGTGGACGACGTCCTGGCCACCGGCGGCACCCTCGCCGCCACCCTCGGCCTGCTGGAGCGCTCGGGTGCCGAGGTCGCCGGCATCGCGGTCCTGCTCGAGATCGCGGCACTCGGCGGCCGGGCCGCGCTGGGCGGCCGTCCGGTCGAGGCCCTGATCTCAACCTGA
- the secF gene encoding protein translocase subunit SecF — protein sequence MSRLGSLGHRLYTGEVAYDFVGRKRTWYAVSAAILVITLLALFIRGLNFGIEFKGGAEFRVPDANCSIESARGVVEEAVEGETIVQKLNDNTLRVQTGDLAQGQDTDITNALAEECGVAAGDVNVQVVGPSWGGAITERAAWGLVVFLVLVAIFIAIVFEFKMAIAAFVALLHDIVITVGVYALVGFDVTPSTVIGLLTILGYSLYDTVVVFDSLRENSAGLQGSSRMTYSEAANLSVNQTLVRSINTSLLALLPIGAILFVGAFLLGAGTLKDLSLVLFVGIAASTYSSIFIATPLLADLKEREPAMKALTKRVEMRRSGSAPRRAGTARPTGAGGTWQAPVATGGATAIATVGPDDDGVGDPAGDPAGGDAVPPTSSPSTPSSRPRPSGAAGQRPQPRRGGGSRPGGTRGKRR from the coding sequence ATGTCCCGCCTCGGATCCCTCGGACACCGGCTCTACACCGGTGAGGTGGCGTACGACTTCGTCGGCCGCAAGCGCACCTGGTACGCCGTCTCGGCCGCGATCCTCGTCATCACGCTGCTCGCGCTGTTCATCCGGGGGCTGAACTTCGGCATCGAGTTCAAGGGCGGCGCGGAGTTCCGCGTGCCCGACGCGAACTGCTCCATCGAGAGCGCGCGCGGCGTGGTGGAGGAAGCCGTCGAGGGCGAGACCATCGTCCAGAAGCTCAACGACAACACGCTGCGCGTGCAGACCGGTGACCTCGCGCAGGGCCAGGACACCGACATCACGAACGCCCTGGCCGAGGAGTGCGGCGTCGCCGCCGGCGACGTGAACGTGCAGGTGGTCGGCCCCTCGTGGGGTGGCGCGATCACCGAGCGCGCGGCATGGGGCCTCGTCGTCTTCCTCGTCCTCGTGGCGATCTTCATCGCCATCGTGTTCGAGTTCAAGATGGCGATCGCCGCGTTCGTCGCGCTGCTGCACGACATCGTCATCACGGTCGGGGTCTACGCCCTCGTCGGGTTCGACGTGACGCCGTCGACCGTGATCGGCCTGCTGACGATCCTCGGCTACTCGTTGTACGACACCGTCGTCGTCTTCGACTCGCTGCGGGAGAACTCCGCGGGCCTGCAGGGCAGCAGCCGCATGACCTACAGCGAGGCGGCCAACCTCTCGGTCAACCAGACCCTCGTCCGGTCGATCAACACCTCGCTGCTCGCCCTGCTGCCGATCGGCGCGATCCTCTTCGTCGGTGCGTTCCTGCTCGGCGCCGGCACGCTGAAGGACCTCTCCCTGGTGCTCTTCGTCGGCATCGCGGCCAGCACGTACTCCTCGATCTTCATCGCCACCCCGCTGCTGGCCGACCTCAAGGAGCGCGAGCCGGCGATGAAGGCGCTCACCAAGCGCGTGGAGATGCGCCGGTCCGGCTCGGCCCCGCGGCGGGCGGGCACGGCGCGGCCCACGGGCGCCGGTGGCACCTGGCAGGCCCCGGTCGCCACGGGTGGGGCGACGGCGATCGCGACGGTGGGACCGGACGACGACGGGGTCGGGGACCCCGCCGGTGACCCGGCCGGCGGCGACGCCGTGCCCCCCACGTCGTCCCCGTCCACGCCGTCCTCGCGCCCCCGGCCCAGCGGGGCGGCAGGGCAGCGGCCCCAGCCCCGCCGGGGCGGCGGCTCCCGGCCCGGCGGCACGCGCGGCAAGCGCAGGTAG
- the secD gene encoding protein translocase subunit SecD, with protein sequence MATKKGPATASRPGRTLLVLLVILVAIFGGIFIKGDYTPRLGLDLQGGTSVVLLPRTENGAAPTGEQLDQAVDIIRQRVDARGVTESEIQTQGDNIVVSVPGATGAETVRLIASTAKLTFRPVLAVTGAAPIVEPTPTPSGEASAPAAESSAPAARPAPTASSNGRVVPDALRAAEPTPAATATAPATEPLPTEAPTVPDPAAAVPAEVQQEFQDKDCTAAENRGGGTEFPADATVVACDRDGAAKYLLGAVLVQGENVDDATAGLTPNTANDWLVQLDFDGEGTRQFSDATQSLVAKAAPENAFAIVLDNAVISAPTVQSAITDGNAQITGDFSETEARDLANVLRYGALPLAFEQGEINTISATVGEDQLDKGILAGAIGLVLVLVYSLLFYRGLGLVSVASLVIAGLLTWGAIVLLGSLIGFTLILAGVVGVIVSIGITADSFVVFFERLRDEIREGRTIRTSVEHAWKRARRTILVADGVTILCSATLYFLAIGRVQNFAFTLGLSTLIDLVVVFLFTKPLVSLLVRTKFFGNGHRLSGLNPESVGRHISPAAAPVATATRVRTAKEA encoded by the coding sequence GTGGCTACGAAGAAGGGCCCGGCGACGGCCTCCCGGCCGGGACGCACCTTGCTGGTGCTCCTGGTGATTCTCGTCGCGATCTTCGGCGGAATCTTCATCAAGGGCGACTACACGCCCCGGCTGGGGCTCGACCTGCAGGGCGGCACCAGCGTCGTGCTCCTGCCGCGCACGGAGAACGGCGCGGCGCCGACCGGCGAGCAGCTCGACCAGGCGGTCGACATCATCCGCCAGCGCGTCGACGCGCGCGGCGTCACCGAGTCCGAGATCCAGACGCAGGGCGACAACATCGTCGTCTCCGTCCCGGGGGCCACCGGCGCCGAGACCGTCCGGCTGATCGCGAGCACCGCGAAGCTGACGTTCCGCCCGGTCCTCGCGGTGACCGGTGCCGCCCCCATCGTCGAGCCCACGCCGACGCCCTCGGGCGAGGCCAGCGCGCCGGCCGCCGAGTCGAGCGCCCCGGCGGCCCGACCCGCCCCGACCGCCTCCTCCAACGGGCGCGTCGTGCCGGACGCGCTGCGCGCCGCGGAGCCGACGCCGGCCGCCACGGCGACCGCGCCCGCGACGGAGCCGCTGCCGACCGAGGCCCCCACCGTTCCGGACCCCGCAGCCGCCGTTCCCGCCGAGGTCCAGCAGGAGTTCCAGGACAAGGACTGCACCGCGGCGGAGAACCGCGGCGGCGGCACCGAGTTCCCGGCCGACGCCACCGTGGTGGCCTGCGACCGCGACGGCGCTGCGAAGTACCTGCTCGGCGCGGTCCTCGTGCAGGGCGAGAACGTCGACGACGCCACCGCCGGGCTCACGCCCAACACGGCCAACGACTGGCTCGTCCAGCTCGACTTCGACGGCGAGGGCACCAGGCAGTTCTCCGACGCCACCCAGAGTCTGGTCGCCAAGGCCGCTCCGGAGAACGCGTTCGCGATCGTGCTCGACAACGCCGTGATCTCGGCCCCGACCGTCCAGAGCGCCATCACCGACGGGAACGCCCAGATCACCGGTGACTTCAGCGAGACCGAGGCGCGCGACCTGGCCAACGTGCTCCGCTACGGCGCGCTGCCGCTGGCGTTCGAGCAGGGCGAGATCAACACGATCTCGGCCACCGTCGGTGAGGACCAGCTCGACAAGGGCATCCTGGCCGGCGCGATCGGCCTGGTCCTGGTCCTGGTCTACTCGCTGCTCTTCTACCGCGGCCTCGGCCTGGTCAGCGTCGCCAGCCTGGTGATCGCCGGCCTGCTGACCTGGGGCGCCATCGTCCTGCTCGGCAGCCTCATCGGTTTCACCCTCATCCTCGCCGGCGTCGTCGGCGTCATCGTCTCGATCGGCATCACCGCCGACTCGTTCGTCGTGTTCTTCGAACGGCTGAGGGACGAGATCCGGGAGGGACGCACCATCCGGACGTCCGTGGAGCACGCGTGGAAGCGCGCCCGACGCACGATCCTGGTCGCCGACGGCGTCACGATCCTCTGTTCGGCCACGCTCTACTTCCTGGCGATCGGCCGCGTGCAGAACTTCGCCTTCACCCTCGGCCTGTCGACGCTTATCGACCTCGTGGTGGTGTTCCTCTTCACCAAGCCGCTGGTCTCGCTGCTCGTACGCACCAAGTTCTTCGGCAACGGCCACCGGCTCTCGGGGCTCAACCCCGAGAGCGTCGGCCGTCACATCTCGCCGGCGGCCGCCCCGGTCGCCACGGCCACCCGCGTCCGCACGGCCAAGGAGGCCTGA
- the yajC gene encoding preprotein translocase subunit YajC has product MPFVLIGLVFWLLLIRPAQARQRRLAQLQAELSPGARVVTTAGLYATVVAVDDDAVVLETSPGVTSRWARGAVGQVLPPDEAPGTGGSVSFRKPDTGAPPPDSPAG; this is encoded by the coding sequence TTGCCGTTCGTACTGATCGGCCTGGTGTTCTGGCTGCTGCTGATCCGGCCCGCACAGGCTCGTCAGCGGCGCCTCGCGCAGCTGCAGGCCGAGCTGTCGCCCGGGGCGCGCGTGGTGACCACGGCCGGCCTCTACGCGACCGTGGTCGCGGTCGACGACGACGCGGTCGTGCTGGAGACGTCCCCCGGGGTCACCAGCCGCTGGGCGCGCGGAGCCGTCGGGCAGGTCCTGCCCCCGGACGAGGCGCCGGGCACGGGCGGCTCGGTGTCCTTCCGGAAGCCCGACACGGGCGCCCCCCCTCCCGACAGCCCGGCCGGCTGA
- the ruvB gene encoding Holliday junction branch migration DNA helicase RuvB, producing the protein MTSDPLRLVGGAADEEERAAELALRPKSLDEFIGQERVREQLGLVLDAAKARSRPADHILLSGGPGLGKTTLAMIVAAEMEAPLRISSGPAITHAGDLAAVLSSLAEGEVLFLDEVHRMARPAEEMLYMAMEDFRVDVVVGKGPGATAIPLDLPHFTLIGATTRAGLLPAPLRDRFGFTAHMDLYEPAELELVLSRSARLLGIDLRKDGGREVALRSRGTPRIANRLLRRVRDFAEVRAKGVVTGPVAAAALEIYEVDALGLDRLDRAVLTALVRLFGGGPVGLSTLAVAVGEEPETVEVVAEPFLVRAGLLARTPRGRIATPAAWSHLGLAPPRTHPATGAMTLPLDDGD; encoded by the coding sequence ATGACCAGCGACCCCCTGCGGCTCGTCGGTGGCGCGGCCGACGAGGAGGAGCGGGCAGCCGAGCTGGCGCTGCGGCCCAAGTCGCTCGACGAGTTCATCGGCCAGGAGCGGGTGCGCGAGCAGCTCGGGCTGGTGCTCGACGCGGCGAAGGCACGCAGCCGCCCGGCCGACCACATCCTGCTCTCGGGAGGGCCCGGGCTGGGCAAGACGACGCTGGCCATGATCGTCGCCGCCGAGATGGAGGCCCCGCTGCGCATCTCCAGCGGGCCGGCCATCACCCACGCCGGCGACCTGGCGGCCGTGCTGTCCAGCCTGGCCGAGGGCGAGGTCCTCTTCCTCGACGAGGTGCACCGGATGGCGCGCCCGGCCGAGGAGATGCTCTACATGGCGATGGAGGACTTCCGCGTCGACGTGGTCGTCGGCAAGGGCCCCGGAGCGACGGCGATCCCGCTGGACCTGCCGCACTTCACGCTCATCGGCGCGACCACGCGGGCCGGCCTGCTGCCCGCGCCGCTGCGCGACCGCTTCGGCTTCACCGCCCACATGGACCTGTACGAGCCGGCGGAGCTCGAGCTGGTGCTCTCCCGGTCGGCCCGGCTGCTCGGCATCGACCTGCGCAAGGACGGCGGCCGCGAGGTCGCGCTCCGCTCGCGCGGCACCCCGCGCATCGCCAACCGGCTGCTGCGCCGGGTGCGTGACTTCGCCGAGGTGCGGGCCAAGGGCGTGGTGACCGGGCCGGTCGCCGCCGCGGCGCTGGAGATCTACGAGGTGGACGCCCTCGGGCTCGACCGGCTCGACCGCGCGGTCCTCACCGCCCTGGTCAGGCTCTTCGGCGGCGGGCCGGTGGGGCTGTCGACGCTCGCGGTCGCGGTGGGGGAGGAGCCGGAGACCGTGGAGGTCGTCGCGGAGCCCTTCCTCGTGCGAGCCGGGCTGCTGGCACGTACACCGCGCGGGCGCATCGCCACGCCGGCCGCCTGGTCGCACCTGGGGCTCGCACCGCCCCGCACGCACCCCGCGACGGGGGCCATGACGCTGCCGCTCGACGATGGCGACTGA
- the ruvA gene encoding Holliday junction branch migration protein RuvA yields MIAFVSGRVAALGPDTAVVEVGGVGLALRCTPGTLASLRPGEPARLSTHLVVREDELTLYGFADDDERSVFETVQTVSGVGPRLAQAILAVLAPDEVRRAVAAEDLTTLTKVPGIGKKGAQRLVLELRDKLGAPVGGASAAPAARIPAQEGWRLQLAEALTGLGWPAREAEAAVDAVAPEAQAALEAGHAPDVAALLRSALRGLSRA; encoded by the coding sequence GTGATCGCCTTCGTCTCCGGCAGGGTCGCCGCGCTCGGGCCGGACACCGCCGTCGTCGAGGTCGGGGGGGTCGGGCTGGCGCTGCGCTGCACGCCCGGCACCCTGGCCTCGCTGCGCCCGGGCGAGCCGGCCCGGCTCTCGACGCACCTCGTGGTCCGCGAGGACGAGCTCACGCTCTACGGCTTCGCCGACGACGACGAGCGATCGGTCTTCGAGACGGTCCAGACCGTGAGCGGCGTGGGCCCCCGCCTCGCGCAGGCGATCCTCGCGGTGCTCGCGCCCGACGAGGTCCGTCGTGCCGTCGCGGCCGAGGACCTCACCACCCTCACCAAGGTGCCCGGCATCGGCAAGAAGGGCGCCCAGCGGCTCGTGCTCGAGCTGCGCGACAAGCTCGGCGCTCCCGTCGGCGGCGCCTCCGCCGCCCCGGCGGCCCGCATCCCCGCCCAGGAGGGGTGGCGTCTCCAGCTCGCGGAGGCGCTGACCGGCCTGGGGTGGCCGGCCCGGGAGGCCGAGGCTGCGGTCGACGCCGTGGCGCCCGAGGCCCAGGCCGCGCTGGAGGCAGGGCACGCCCCTGACGTCGCGGCCCTGCTGCGCTCGGCGCTGCGCGGGCTCAGCCGCGCATGA